The region AGCTTAACGAACACACATTTCACAATTTCCTCGGGCTCTCTAAATTTCCCGTCCTGCCCTTTTACGTACCGGACAAGTGTTTGGCTCTTCTCGCCGCCCAGGGGCATTACCAGGCGCCCGCCCGGCTTGAGTTGATCCAGCCATGGAGAGGGCGGCTCAAGCGCCGAGGCTGCCGAGACAATGGCATCGTAGGGCGCCTCATCCTCCCACCCAAAAGTGCCATCTACGGCTCTTAGGAGGAAATTCGTGTAGCCCAGCTTCT is a window of Nitrospinaceae bacterium DNA encoding:
- a CDS encoding protein-L-isoaspartate O-methyltransferase produces the protein KLGYTNFLLRAVDGTFGWEDEAPYDAIVSAASALEPPSPWLDQLKPGGRLVMPLGGEKSQTLVRYVKGQDGKFREPEEIVKCVFVKLIGRHGWSENA